Proteins from one Parasteatoda tepidariorum isolate YZ-2023 chromosome 4, CAS_Ptep_4.0, whole genome shotgun sequence genomic window:
- the LOC107443189 gene encoding uncharacterized protein isoform X2: MMQPILNEVRYMFPTTQLEIEGMCQVWSHIMDCIRKYVIDCSSEEQRTKFNEAVSNSIDSVHAICSSERYRRDYLEYATCYRKVSMDSCGNHFKKMVDSAYNPHSSEVQICCAYRQYEKCVSDPIQRMCGPQALHILDDSMSSLKSRCDAVSQSLKSKDKICQMETPVQDTQEYQARPALRHIDQSFGPLSTSAFLLNSRAVSYTTPAWTPRTVIYPLPVTRHSSRISRSNGLNLESSICFTLVCVLAHFAMITAARILDKNQL; the protein is encoded by the exons ATGATGCAACCAATACTGAATGAGGTGCGGTACATGTTTCCGACTACGCAATTAGAAATAGAGGGAATGTGCCA agtCTGGAGTCACATCATGGACTGTATTCGTAAATATGTAATAGATTGTTCCTCAGAAGAGCAGAGAACGAAATTCAATGAAGCAGTGAGCAACTCTATTGATTCTGTACATGCTATATGTAGTTCTGAGAGATACAGAagag ATTACTTGGAATATGCGACTTGCTACAGAAAAGTATCAATGGACAGCTGTggaaatcattttaagaaaatggttgATAGCGCTTATAACCCTCATTCTTCTGAAGTACAGATATGTTG TGCATACAGACAATATGAAAAATGTGTATCGGATCCAATTCAAAGGATGTGCGGACCACAAGCGTTGCATATCTTAGATGATTCTATGTCATCCTTAAAATCAAGATGTGATGCTGTTTCTCAGTC cttgAAGTCAAAAGACAAAATTTGTCAAATGGAGACACCCGTTCAAGACACTCAAGAATATCAAGCAAGACCGGCTTTAAGGCACATCGATCAATCTTTTGGTCCTCTGTCCACTTCAGCTTTCCTCCTGAACAGCCGAGCAGTATCCTACACGACACCAGCTTGGACACCACGGACAGTAATATATCCGCTCCCAGTAACAAGGCACAGCAGTCGCATATCGAGAAGTAACGGATTGAATTTGGAATCTTccatttgttttactttagtATGCGTATTGGCTCATTTTGCGATGATAACGGCTGCCAGAATTTTGGATAAAAatcaattgtaa
- the LOC107443189 gene encoding uncharacterized protein isoform X1 codes for MELSKMGLQGLIILLFYFSVIVESKEACEKKLNNCTSMMQPILNEVRYMFPTTQLEIEGMCQVWSHIMDCIRKYVIDCSSEEQRTKFNEAVSNSIDSVHAICSSERYRRDYLEYATCYRKVSMDSCGNHFKKMVDSAYNPHSSEVQICCAYRQYEKCVSDPIQRMCGPQALHILDDSMSSLKSRCDAVSQSLKSKDKICQMETPVQDTQEYQARPALRHIDQSFGPLSTSAFLLNSRAVSYTTPAWTPRTVIYPLPVTRHSSRISRSNGLNLESSICFTLVCVLAHFAMITAARILDKNQL; via the exons atttctcaGTCATCGTTGAGTCAAAAGAAGCATgtgaaaagaagttaaataactGTACGAGCATGATGCAACCAATACTGAATGAGGTGCGGTACATGTTTCCGACTACGCAATTAGAAATAGAGGGAATGTGCCA agtCTGGAGTCACATCATGGACTGTATTCGTAAATATGTAATAGATTGTTCCTCAGAAGAGCAGAGAACGAAATTCAATGAAGCAGTGAGCAACTCTATTGATTCTGTACATGCTATATGTAGTTCTGAGAGATACAGAagag ATTACTTGGAATATGCGACTTGCTACAGAAAAGTATCAATGGACAGCTGTggaaatcattttaagaaaatggttgATAGCGCTTATAACCCTCATTCTTCTGAAGTACAGATATGTTG TGCATACAGACAATATGAAAAATGTGTATCGGATCCAATTCAAAGGATGTGCGGACCACAAGCGTTGCATATCTTAGATGATTCTATGTCATCCTTAAAATCAAGATGTGATGCTGTTTCTCAGTC cttgAAGTCAAAAGACAAAATTTGTCAAATGGAGACACCCGTTCAAGACACTCAAGAATATCAAGCAAGACCGGCTTTAAGGCACATCGATCAATCTTTTGGTCCTCTGTCCACTTCAGCTTTCCTCCTGAACAGCCGAGCAGTATCCTACACGACACCAGCTTGGACACCACGGACAGTAATATATCCGCTCCCAGTAACAAGGCACAGCAGTCGCATATCGAGAAGTAACGGATTGAATTTGGAATCTTccatttgttttactttagtATGCGTATTGGCTCATTTTGCGATGATAACGGCTGCCAGAATTTTGGATAAAAatcaattgtaa